The proteins below come from a single Chitinophaga pinensis DSM 2588 genomic window:
- a CDS encoding tetratricopeptide repeat protein — MNASNLEIPEHLHNDIIALITYLEKQAPKNANRSKVAPADLARMEATAGFAMPSAFREFWLKGGAAYWEDEQLTCLSYCYTDYSSADNTLYRMLATSLLFSGRKSEFLEQEKRLLYACWIVGMIKEGDKRTFFVSDALGKVHIAHIDKNFSQVSDEELRTAFASILEQRDALADFMTTIQLPDEDDDDFPVSRRIVDEEEDEEEEDEEDLAKQAFLDKHQLEELTYEEVLERMGLEQLFDYWNGESGVSIMSLDNYEDEPSYFEDYSRIYYCDGDLDIDSLDIPGLYIDLLVVKGNLTVRDSVAGWGGGGVAYYVTGNTTIDKLQIDELQKTLGQESVRYLAYAWADDHEMLNRLSHRKIDAPVFLSWFYDLNCFEFAPDTLITALYEYDDLSTYKTTNAFLPWHDFASAFRTDLYYPVEKEHHDNLNLNINGIYEALKNGQPIFKEGVTKEGILLTNEGQRLLAAEDNRGAWACFKKAMEVAPGYYLAYSEGGKLLFKEKAYHQAMEVFAKGIPFTPEKLSYENTCAEQAALCAVRIGEYNQAIEWSLDVLEKNAEAYFAMRVIGEAAILTQQLDDAEAYLKKSRDISSIFSTNWLLGLVYHLQGDQKKAEESYQQAARNSGRAKPYSEYTDMSYVYGTPVTPDWL, encoded by the coding sequence ATGAACGCCAGTAATTTAGAGATCCCCGAACATTTACACAACGACATTATTGCGCTGATTACCTATCTGGAAAAGCAGGCCCCGAAAAACGCCAATCGCAGCAAAGTGGCTCCGGCCGACTTAGCCAGAATGGAAGCGACAGCAGGATTTGCCATGCCTTCCGCCTTCAGGGAGTTCTGGCTGAAAGGAGGTGCTGCTTACTGGGAAGACGAGCAGCTGACCTGTCTTAGCTATTGCTATACAGATTACAGCAGCGCTGATAATACATTATACAGGATGTTAGCTACCAGTCTGCTTTTCTCCGGCAGGAAAAGCGAGTTCCTGGAACAGGAGAAACGCCTTTTATACGCCTGCTGGATTGTGGGTATGATCAAAGAAGGCGACAAAAGAACTTTCTTTGTCAGTGATGCATTGGGCAAGGTGCATATTGCGCATATAGACAAAAACTTCAGCCAGGTGAGTGACGAGGAGTTACGCACTGCATTTGCTTCCATCCTGGAACAGCGGGATGCGCTGGCAGATTTTATGACTACCATACAGCTGCCGGATGAAGACGATGACGATTTTCCGGTTAGCAGAAGGATAGTAGATGAGGAGGAAGACGAAGAGGAGGAAGACGAGGAAGATCTGGCTAAACAGGCATTCCTGGACAAACACCAGCTGGAAGAATTGACCTATGAGGAAGTACTGGAGCGTATGGGACTGGAACAGCTGTTTGACTATTGGAATGGCGAAAGTGGTGTCAGTATTATGTCGCTGGACAACTATGAAGATGAACCTTCTTACTTCGAAGACTATAGCCGTATCTACTACTGCGACGGCGATCTGGATATAGACAGCCTGGATATTCCCGGTCTGTATATCGATCTGCTTGTGGTAAAAGGTAACCTGACTGTACGCGATAGTGTGGCTGGCTGGGGAGGAGGCGGTGTAGCCTATTATGTGACGGGCAACACCACTATTGACAAGTTACAGATCGATGAACTGCAGAAGACCCTGGGACAGGAATCCGTACGTTATCTGGCCTATGCATGGGCAGACGATCATGAGATGCTGAACCGGCTCTCACACAGGAAAATTGACGCCCCTGTTTTCCTTTCCTGGTTCTATGACCTGAATTGCTTCGAATTTGCACCGGACACCCTGATTACGGCATTGTATGAGTATGATGACTTGTCAACCTATAAAACAACAAATGCCTTCCTGCCATGGCATGATTTTGCTTCGGCCTTCCGTACGGATTTATACTATCCGGTAGAGAAAGAGCATCATGACAACCTGAATCTGAATATCAACGGTATTTATGAGGCGCTGAAGAATGGTCAGCCGATATTTAAGGAAGGCGTAACAAAAGAAGGGATCCTGTTGACCAATGAAGGGCAACGTCTGTTGGCCGCTGAGGACAATCGCGGTGCATGGGCCTGTTTTAAGAAAGCGATGGAAGTAGCGCCGGGTTATTACCTGGCGTATAGTGAAGGCGGAAAATTGCTTTTCAAAGAGAAAGCGTATCATCAGGCAATGGAGGTATTTGCGAAAGGTATTCCATTCACACCGGAGAAGCTGAGTTACGAAAATACCTGTGCCGAGCAGGCGGCTTTATGCGCTGTGCGTATAGGGGAATATAACCAGGCGATCGAATGGAGTCTCGATGTGCTTGAAAAGAATGCCGAGGCTTATTTTGCGATGCGTGTGATAGGAGAGGCGGCGATCTTAACACAGCAGCTGGACGATGCAGAAGCCTATCTGAAAAAATCCCGGGACATATCGTCTATTTTCAGTACCAACTGGTTATTGGGACTGGTATACCATTTACAGGGCGATCAGAAAAAGGCGGAGGAGTCTTATCAGCAGGCTGCCCGGAATAGTGGCAGGGCGAAGCCTTATAGTGAGTATACTGATATGAGTTATGTATATGGTACGCCGGTGACACCGGATTGGCTGTAA
- a CDS encoding DUF1963 domain-containing protein — protein MQTVSAKTFSVSFPEIYNHVRVTWESMKAEQVKDNNYVSFITAGLNKVSFYKKYPGADLTARFHASCPEQRGALDVISDKTLPVAGHTALVRTAKSADGFFFYYFGLVQINENYCYTIIADCDVEEAAEYEPIFDEIWQSLQYFGNQEEGLKQQEAGIDEILSKYAASEDTAAQKEKTPVAPFSVPADGHDYWELDDYQLRFLSGSDISVSDGDGALYIKLEAEMPDYDDKKHGHLLNDYEHGRVYLQFYFKGIYKNGIPTGIFTFEDERDSSYLTYLWKGGFHYSLQFTGEVTLQDGWLGINGHFGNYPVTIAKQLPLEDIKWENYRFLRVEELETASPAIVRHLQLTDPYPALLHETLAPLKEMETLHISFSADKPSAADFKEVPKPLKHYKSLRKLTLSGIRAVDSLPQWIGDLKELEHLYVSESKIEGIHPYIFQLPKLKFCYLSNNQLQSISPGQSDSLETLTIENNQLTSLPDSLTKMPKLKSLSIKGNPLTKLPPGLETIEHLDLELEKKMTLLDYSYKGADDQGTVPIDQALFLAKHDNKLSDKLEQAIAAQELQYYQKGLTELARKSVAFATTKEDNYAGKGNNRFGGLPDLPAGVAYPSFKDYEGNEKGMQFIAQINCTDIAHLQDYLPRTGILYFFIEDQEDTDASVIYYDGDLSTLQSASQLDITEDYIYDQHGIYTPYKAIADKYVSLPFFYNAREYYETSWPELEPLEEEDDATDALKQALEPDFKAVHSINSYVFKQHDTPEKEAAHTLKGKPEDWMVLLRVSSDSQPGFCFWDAGEIYFMIHKSDLAKKNFSKVYCGLESS, from the coding sequence ATGCAAACAGTATCTGCGAAAACCTTTAGTGTCAGCTTCCCGGAGATTTATAACCACGTGCGCGTAACGTGGGAAAGTATGAAAGCCGAACAGGTAAAAGACAACAACTATGTTTCTTTTATTACTGCCGGTCTGAATAAAGTCAGCTTTTATAAAAAATATCCCGGTGCTGATCTTACCGCCCGTTTTCATGCAAGTTGCCCGGAACAACGAGGCGCCCTTGACGTGATCAGCGACAAGACATTACCTGTTGCCGGACATACCGCTTTAGTACGTACCGCTAAGTCTGCAGACGGCTTCTTCTTTTATTATTTCGGCCTGGTACAGATTAACGAGAACTATTGTTACACCATCATCGCCGATTGTGATGTCGAGGAAGCCGCTGAATATGAGCCTATATTCGATGAAATATGGCAAAGCCTGCAATACTTCGGTAATCAGGAAGAAGGACTGAAACAACAGGAAGCAGGCATTGACGAAATCCTTTCTAAATACGCAGCTTCAGAAGACACTGCAGCGCAAAAAGAGAAAACGCCCGTCGCACCTTTTAGCGTTCCTGCTGATGGACATGATTATTGGGAACTGGATGATTATCAACTCCGTTTTCTGTCCGGCAGTGATATATCGGTGTCCGACGGCGATGGCGCATTGTATATCAAACTGGAGGCAGAAATGCCCGATTACGACGATAAAAAACACGGACATCTGCTCAATGATTATGAGCATGGTAGGGTGTACCTGCAGTTTTACTTCAAAGGCATCTATAAAAACGGCATTCCTACCGGCATATTTACTTTCGAAGATGAACGGGACAGCTCCTACCTGACCTACCTCTGGAAAGGCGGATTTCACTATAGCCTGCAATTCACGGGTGAAGTCACCTTACAGGACGGCTGGCTGGGTATCAACGGACATTTCGGCAACTACCCGGTAACGATCGCAAAGCAACTACCACTGGAAGATATCAAGTGGGAAAACTACCGTTTCCTGCGTGTAGAAGAACTGGAAACTGCCTCCCCTGCTATTGTGCGCCATCTGCAACTGACAGACCCTTATCCGGCTTTGCTACATGAGACATTAGCACCGCTGAAAGAGATGGAAACATTGCATATTTCTTTTTCTGCGGATAAGCCTTCGGCGGCCGACTTCAAAGAAGTACCCAAACCGCTTAAACATTATAAATCACTCCGTAAACTGACACTCTCAGGTATCCGCGCGGTGGATAGTCTGCCGCAATGGATCGGCGACCTGAAAGAACTGGAACACCTGTACGTGTCAGAGAGCAAAATCGAAGGCATCCATCCTTATATCTTCCAGCTACCGAAACTGAAATTCTGCTACCTGAGCAATAACCAGTTACAGTCCATTTCACCCGGACAGTCAGATTCCCTGGAAACCCTGACCATAGAGAATAACCAGCTGACTTCCCTCCCGGATTCACTGACAAAAATGCCTAAGCTGAAATCGCTGAGCATCAAAGGGAATCCGTTGACGAAACTGCCTCCCGGACTGGAAACCATTGAACACCTGGACCTGGAACTGGAAAAGAAAATGACGCTGCTGGATTATAGTTATAAAGGGGCGGACGACCAGGGTACCGTTCCGATTGATCAGGCGCTGTTCCTGGCGAAACATGACAACAAACTGTCTGACAAACTGGAACAGGCCATTGCGGCACAGGAACTCCAATACTATCAGAAGGGACTAACGGAACTGGCCCGTAAATCTGTGGCCTTTGCAACGACGAAGGAAGACAATTATGCAGGTAAAGGGAACAACCGTTTCGGCGGATTACCAGACTTACCTGCGGGTGTAGCTTACCCTTCCTTCAAAGATTATGAGGGCAATGAAAAGGGTATGCAGTTTATTGCACAGATCAATTGTACCGATATAGCACATTTACAGGATTACCTGCCCCGTACCGGCATCCTGTATTTCTTCATAGAAGACCAGGAAGACACAGATGCATCCGTGATCTACTACGACGGCGATCTGTCCACCCTGCAATCTGCCAGTCAACTGGATATTACTGAAGACTACATCTATGACCAGCACGGCATTTATACCCCTTATAAAGCCATTGCGGACAAATATGTCAGTCTGCCGTTCTTCTACAATGCCAGGGAATATTACGAGACATCCTGGCCGGAACTGGAACCATTAGAGGAAGAGGATGATGCTACGGATGCCTTAAAACAGGCATTAGAGCCTGATTTCAAGGCTGTACACAGTATCAACAGTTATGTTTTCAAACAGCATGATACGCCTGAAAAAGAGGCCGCACATACCTTAAAAGGCAAACCAGAGGACTGGATGGTGTTATTACGGGTAAGTAGTGATAGTCAGCCGGGATTCTGTTTCTGGGATGCGGGAGAGATCTACTTCATGATCCATAAGAGCGATCTCGCGAAGAAGAACTTTTCGAAGGTTTACTGCGGACTGGAAAGCAGCTGA
- the mnmD gene encoding tRNA (5-methylaminomethyl-2-thiouridine)(34)-methyltransferase MnmD, giving the protein MERLLQITADGSHTIAVPDMHVTFHSILGAIQESVHVYINNGLHHLPADLHPIAILEMGFGTGLNALLTLREAITLQRSVYYQTIEQYPLTIKEASSLNYPEQLGEPTLQPFLQSLHESTWDQDVLLHPCFTLHKTHAPIQEAVFRQPFDLIYYDAFAPGAQPELWTETIFTKLFEQLKPGGILVTYCSKGDVKRALKAAGFGVEKKVSGPKRKREMVRAKKP; this is encoded by the coding sequence ATGGAAAGGTTGCTACAAATCACTGCTGATGGTTCACATACCATTGCCGTCCCGGACATGCATGTTACCTTCCACAGCATTCTCGGGGCGATACAGGAAAGTGTGCATGTGTATATCAATAACGGCCTGCATCATCTGCCGGCTGATCTCCATCCGATAGCTATACTGGAAATGGGATTTGGAACTGGTCTTAATGCCTTACTGACCTTACGCGAAGCAATCACCTTACAACGCAGCGTTTACTATCAGACAATAGAACAATATCCGCTCACGATAAAAGAAGCCAGCTCCCTGAATTACCCGGAACAATTGGGAGAACCCACACTGCAACCTTTTCTGCAATCATTGCATGAAAGTACATGGGACCAGGATGTACTATTACATCCCTGCTTTACCTTACATAAAACACATGCACCTATACAGGAGGCGGTGTTCCGACAGCCTTTTGATCTGATCTACTATGATGCCTTTGCCCCCGGCGCACAACCGGAGTTATGGACGGAAACGATATTTACAAAGCTGTTTGAACAATTAAAACCGGGCGGGATACTCGTCACGTATTGTAGTAAAGGCGACGTAAAAAGGGCTTTAAAGGCAGCGGGATTTGGCGTGGAGAAAAAGGTATCCGGACCTAAACGGAAGCGGGAAATGGTCAGGGCGAAGAAACCATAA